The Rhopalosiphum maidis isolate BTI-1 chromosome 1, ASM367621v3, whole genome shotgun sequence genome has a segment encoding these proteins:
- the LOC113560887 gene encoding uncharacterized protein LOC113560887: MTSYMPCFCPNLTCFACYVRSVFRAIVLISNPDEQSITDHIMNNHMSAKRPIIKTVLNFLLSNHMLESKVEYAIIGNDADIRGANNSNETPVSLEEHSTDVAAAASTATCSSIIDLDDGSRHIINNRHVVARLNFVCNVCNRPCLSAAGLGSHRRIHRS, from the exons ATGACATCATACATGCCATGTTTTTGTCCAAATTTAACGTGTTTTGCATGCTACGTACGATCAGTTTTTAGagcaattgttttaatatccaATCCTGATGAGCAATCGATTACCGATCATATCATG aataatcACATGAGTGCAAAACGGCCAATCATAAAaaccgttttaaattttttattatcaaatcacATGCTTGAATCTAAAGTGGAATACGCAATCATCGGAAATGATGCAGATATACGTGGAGCTAACAATTcaa acGAGACCCCTGTGTCGCTGGAAGAACACAGTACCGATGTCGCAGCAGCAGCATCAACAGCGACATGCAGTAGCATTATCGATCTTGATGACGGTTctcgtcatattattaataatcggCACGTCGTCGCACGCTTGAATTTTGTATGTAACGTATGCAATAGACCGTGTTTATCTGCGGCCGGACTCGGAAGCCACCGCCGCATTCATCGATCGTGA